ATAAAGGCAGCTGCGACGAGAACTCCCGGGCCCAATTTTTTAAACATTTGATAAAAAATTTATGTTCAGGTAAAGATACCTGCAATTATCCTAAAATACTGCCCATAAAAAAATAGAAGTTCACAACAATTTTAACATTTTAAAATGCCGTTTATCTAAAAAAATGCCGTTCGTCTAAAAACGGGATGTCATACATCGAGTGTTGATACTAAACCAAAAAATTCCCTGTTATTAATACCCCAAACCAAATAAACTTAACCTATTTAATGACTTGCTTAGAATGTAACAAAGAGCTTGGATATCTTGATCATAAAAGTGCCATAGAGAGTGTGGGCGTGGAATTGTGTTCCCACCATCAAGAATTGATAAAGGTATTGATTGAAAAGAACGATACGCCGCTGGAGGCCATTCAACTATACTACGGCCTAAAAGAGGCCGGAGTACAAGGAATGTTGGAATGGTGGGATGGTAAGAAATCCGTCGATATCGCCATCTCAAGGGTAAAATTAAACATTGAAATTGACTGTGGATATGAAAAATTGACCGAAGAACAGGCCATCAACAACTTGGAGGAGGCCATGCACTCCTTTAAGAACGGGTTTACCACTATTCGTATTCCGCATATCCTAATTAGATACTATCTAAATGAAACCATTAAGAACATTATAGGAATTATGGAAGGCCTCAAGGCAAACATAAAAGTAATCAACTAATAAATTCGTTATGAGCAAATCCAATAAAACCTTAAAAACACCTCTTAGAGTGGCCTTGGCCTGTTTAATCATTGGAGTGCTTGCGCGTATTGTACACTGGCCCTACGCCGGGGGAATAATACTGGTCTCCTTTTTGGCCATTGCAATCCTATACGCAATCCGCTTTTCAAGAAAAGACCCAAAAAAGCCGGTAGATTACATTAAAATGCTGCTTGTTCTTTTTTGGACTACGAACGGACTGCTCCGAATTCTGGATTTTCCATATACCGTAATTTTCCAAATTGGGACGGCCCTATCCTTTATATTGTGGTTTGCCATGGAGGGTACGGCCTATTTTATGGACCAGGACCGAAAATCGCACAATACCGTATTGGAAATCGCATGGAATTTCGCTATGGTCATTGGCGTGCTGACCATTATTGCCGGTGGCCTAATGCAGCTTTTAAAGTGGGAATATGCAATACCCACCCTTACGACCGGACTCACAATTGTTACCGCCTATATTCTAAAGGATATCTTTAATGCCGAAAAGAAGGAAAAAAAGGATAACAACAACGAAGAATTTCAACTTTGAGTTTTTGCCTTAAACAATTTCTTTTAGATATTACCCTGTAAGCCATCTTTTTGTACCTTTTAAAGAAATAATAAAAGGTATGAATCATATAGACCGAAGAAACTGGTTAAAGACCGCTGCCCTCACCGGTGGTTTTACTTTTTTGGGTGGCGCCAGTGCATTGGCTCTGTCCAAACCAAGTCCCAACAAAAATAATGTTTGGCTAAACGTTGCCAAACTCAACAGCAACGAAAACCCCTTTGGCCCTTCCCTAAAAGTAAGGGCGGCCATAACCGCTGCTTTTGATAATGCCTGTAGGTATCCTTCCATAGTGTTCAGGCCCTTGCTGGAAAAAATTGCGGAGACCGAAGGTGTTTCTACGGACCATATCGTGGTAACAGGTGGTTCTACCGAAGGACTCAAAGCCGTTGGTCTTACGTATGGATTAAATGGAGGGGAACTTATCGCTGCAGATCCTACCTTCCAGTCCATGATGACCTACGCCGAGAACTTTGGCGCCTATGTACACCGAGTTCCGGTGGACGAGAACATGCAGCACGATTTAAAGGGAATGGAAAACCGGGTCAACGGCAAAACCCGACTCATTTTTATCTGTAATCCCAACAATCCTACCGGGACGCTTTTGGATAAAAACGACCTGAAATCCTTTTGTGAACGCACCAGTGAAAAGGCCATGGTCTTTAGCGATGAGGCCTATTATGATTTCATTACGGAACCGGATTACCCTTCCATGGTGGAACTGGTGAAAGAAGGAAAGAACGTCATCGTTTCCAAGACCTTTTCCAAAGTGTACGGACTTGCGGGTATGCGGATAGGCTACTTGGTTGCTCGCCCGGATATTGCAAAGCGATTACAAAAAAGTGTGATGGCCATGACCAATGTGTTGGCCATTGAAGCGGCCAAAGAAGCCTTGAAAGACGATGAATTCTACAAATTTAGCGTGGCGAAAAACATGGAGGCCAAGCAAGCCATTTACAAAACATTGGACGGTTTGGAATTGCCCTATATAAAATCACACACCAATTTTGTCTTCTTTAAAACCGGAAGACCGATAAGGGACATGATGGCCGCCATGGAAAAAGAAAATGTCTTGATCGGCAGGCCCTTCCCACCCTTTTATGAATGGGCCCGTATCAGTACCGGCACCATGGAGGATATGAAGGCTTTTGATAAAGGGCTTAAGAGGGTGATGGGGTAGGTTTCTATGTTACTAAGTTTAAACTTACAAAAATCTTGGGGCGGGGTCTTACCATCGTTTGATAGTGCTTTCTCGTGTGGGCACTCGTTATAAATGAGTGCTAGTGGGTGCGCCGGCGGAGGGAAATATAAGTCTCAATCATTCTCATCAGGTTTTGCGGGTGCAAATCCTCCAAATTTCTCTAATTCCTCTGTTGTCATAACTGGGGAAAGGCTTAATCTGATACCCTTTTCAAATCTTTCAACATAGATAAGTTTACCTTTGGCATCATAAGTATTTAAAGTCCCTGTCCCATCTTTTAAAGTACCCTTTTCCTGTGGTTTTCCCTCTGGGTCGTAATTATCAATTACTGTCCAAGGAATCCCATTTTTGTAAATCCTCCTACTCCATAATTTCCCATTAGGGTATTTATAAGTATAAGTCCCCTCAAAAGAAGGAGCTAAATCAATTGTTTCCGCAATTAAATAAGAGGGCACAATAGCTGAAAATCTACCTGCTTTGTCTTTTGGGTCTGAAATCGTGCCATGTACAAGCCCCATGATTCGCATGGGAGAGGGTAAATAGGTTTTTTTATCCTTACTTATAATTGGATCACCTAAGTAAACTATTGGCCCACCACTAAATCCAGATGTACTAGGGTCATCCAAAAGAAAAAAGTGGCTTAAATTGCCCCTGTCGGCTCTTGGTAAAACCAGTATATCACTAGATACCCTAACTTTCTTGGTTATTGGGGAGATATTTAGCTCTGTCACCCCTAAACCCAAAGGATATCCAACTACATGCAAATCAGTAAATCTATCCGGTGCTACTTGATCTCTCATAAGATACCAGTAATCGATAAATCTAATTTCCAAACCCTTTATAAATTCCTCATCTTTTTCTTTAAGGTTCAAATGTAAAACGGCTACATCGGCTTCTTGATGATAAACCCAATTTTCATTTTCATAAGTTATGTCCTCTAATTTAACCTCAATCTTTTTTCCAGATGCATTACGATAAGCAATAGTACCTCGCTTTGAAATATTTACCCCTACGTGTTGAGCAGTTACTAAGTAATCGTCCAAACCTTTTGATATAAAAAATCCGCTCCCAACCCCTACACTTTTCATTGGTATCAGTTTTTTCGTATTCGGATTCTTTAAATACACTTCATGCTCAATACCGTTTATATTTTGTTTTATTGTGGCTGAGTCCTTTAAAAAGACCATTGCATTAAAGTAATTTCGTAATTCTAAATCTCCTACTTGAGAATTTACATTAGAACCTATTAGCATTAACAAGAACAAAATATAGACTTTAAATTTATTCATGATTTACCAGATTTTACAACGAGTTAAATTAACAATTACTTGAAATTCTGATACTTAAAAATCAAAACCTTATTAACAGAGTTATAAAAAACCATGCCGCAAGTCTTTCGCGATAGAGCAGAAATGTTTTCCGTACTTTTCATTTGCATCTTGGCTCGGCAGTAGTTGAAGCAGTAAAGAATCATTTTAGATATACGAAATATACTTCGCTTCGCTTAGTATGACAAAAGGAACCTTGCACCCTGCACTTAAAACTAGAAACTTTAAACTAGGGATTACCCCAACCAACCTTCCCGGTCCAAACTTCTATATTGAATCGCTTCACTAATATGGTTGCCGTTCAGTTCTTCTTCATTCGCTAAATCGGCAATGGTTCGGGCCACTTTTAAGATGCGGTCATAGGCCCGGGCGGAAAGGTTCAACCGCTCCATGGCGTTTTTCAACAATGACTTTGAAGATTCATCCAATTTGCAATATTCCCGGATCTGTTTGGTATTCATCTGTGCATTGTAATGCACATTTTCCAATTCCTTAAATCGTTCCGTTTGCAGTTGGCGCGCAGCCGTAACTCGTTTGCGGATTTCCACACTGCTCTCCCCTTTTCTATCTTCGGAGAGTTTTTCAAAAGGTACTGGGGTTACTTCTATATGGATATCGATTCGGTCCAACAAGGGACCGGAAATCTTGCTCAGATAGCGTTGCATTTCCGCGGGGGAAGAAGTCACGGGTGCATCGGGGTCATTGAAATACCCACCGGGGCTTGGGTTCATACTCGCCACCAACATAAAACTACTTGGGTAAGTTACCGTAAACCTTGCCCGTGAAATGGTGACTTCGCGATCTTCCAAGGGCTGACGCATTACCTCCAGAACACCGCGTTTAAATTCGGGCAGTTCGTCCAAAAACAAAACGCCGTTATGCGAAAGGGATATCTCTCCGGGCTGTGGATAGGCTCCACCGCCGACGAGTGCCACATCTGAAATTGTGTGGTGCGGGCTCCGGAACGGGCGTTGGCTCATGAGCCCCATATTCTTAATCTTACCCACCACGCTATGAATCTTGGTCGTTTCCAAAGCTTCGTGCAAGGTCATCGGGGGCAATATTGAAGGTAACCTTTTAGCTAACATAGTCTTGCCTGCACCTGGAGGTCCGATCAGGATAATGTTATGTCCGCCCGCAGCGGCAATCTCCATACAACGTTTGATACTTTCCTGACCTTTTACATCGGAGAAATCGAATTCAGGAAAATCCAAACTTTTGTAAAACTCTTCCCTAGTATCGATAACCGTCTGTTCTAAAGGAGTTCCCTGATCAAAGAAATCAATCACCTGTTTAATGTTCTCTACCCCAAACACCTTTAAATTCCCCACGATGGCGGCCTCTTTGGCATTATCGGCTGGCAAAATAAATCCCTCAAAACCTTCTTCTTGGGCTTTTATGGCAATGGGCAAGGCCCCTTTTATGGGCTGCAGGCTTCCATCCAAGGATAGTTCGCCCATAATGATATATTTCTCAATGTCTTCGGACTGTATTTGCCCCGATGCCGCCAAAATACCCATGGCCAAGGTAAGGTCATATGCGGAACCCTCCTTCCTGAGGTCGGCCGGTGCCATATTGATGGTAATCTTTTTTCCCGGAATTTTATATTGATTATTCTGTAAGGCCGCCGCTATCCTGTAATTACTTTCCTTAATGGCATTATCCGGCAATCCTACCAAATGATACCCAATACCTTTGTCAATATTAACCTCAACGGTAATTGTGGTAGCCTCAACGCCAAAAACGGCACTGCCATAAACTTTGGTTAGCATTTAGTTCTCGTTTGGGATAAATGTAAGCATTTCAGAAGATTTTTGAATCTCGTCCTTGTTCATCATCATTTTCCTGAACACTCCATTTACATACATCTCCGCCTGGTCCTTGTAGTGTTCGCTGAATGGATTTCCGGATTGCCCGGTGGGCAAAATACTTATGCTATTCTCAACATCGGAAAAATCTACGATCCTACGCGTGGATGGGCCTGAACTAACTTTGTACAATCCCGTGCTATCATAAGGAAAGGCCAAATTGTTGATGACCTCACGTGTACCTTCAACAGGAAAGGGTCCCACATTAAAAAATGACCGTAATGCATCTACCTGACCTATAGGATGTCCATGTTCCAACGTATGTACTTTGTTCCAAGTCCACTCCTGGGTATCCGTACCAAAATCCTTTTCCAAAGAACTTATGGCGTCTGTAAAGGAATTCCTAAGTATTGTTTCCCTGGTCTCTTTTGCATCTGAGGTATTGATATCATCCCACCAAATAGAATTTTCATTGGCAATCATGGGCGCAATGGTTCGTTTTAAAATATGGGTATCCAGTAATTGCTTGAACATTTCTTCGCCCAACTCATCCCTAAACGTATTGACCAGAACATAATATACCCAACGTGTATACATAGTTCCACCAATATTGTCCAATGAATAGGTGCCGTCCCAAGCTTTCATAACATCTAGAACTTTAATTTCCTTTTCTGTCAATTCCTTACTATTCAAAGAGCTCATAAGATCTTCGGCTATTTCCAAATGTACAGGGGAGTTCACATCCAAAATCATACTGGAGATGTCGTTCTTATCCCAATCGTTTTTGGGGTCCAACAATTGCACGATTCTTTTGGCCCTGTTTTCTGGTAAATAATACCCCGGATATAGCATTCCCGAAACGGAATCCGGCTGGTTGTTGGCCGAGTACACATAATTCCATGGTGGGTTTACCGCTTGTGGATTCTTCTCGAATTTTAGAAATTCCCGATTATCGTTGGGTCTATTATCGGGTTCATAGACCAATTTGGTATTGATATTATCCGGAATCTGCCACAATTTGGCCGTGGCGAACCACCCAATATTACCTTCTGCATCACCATACATAATATTTAGTCCAGGTGCATGGATTTTTGGCAAGGCCGATGTAAACTCGGAAAGATTTGTGGCATGGCTTATTTCGTAAAAAGCATCGACCACCGTATTTTCTTCCTGTGTATACACCCAATACATGGATATGGGGCGTTCTCCTTGAATTTGGTTCGCAATGCCATTTAAGATGGGGCCATGTACAGATTTTTTAAAAGTAAATTCGACATCCACCGAATCCTTGACCTTAATTGATTTCGTTACTTTTTCATAATTTGTCCAAGTACCATTGTGCCTATACTGATTGGCATTATCGGGATTGTTTTCTTCATAGTAAAAATCCACATCGTCGTTCTCAAACATGGTCATTCCGTAGGCAATATCCCTGTTGTGACCCAGTACTGGAAATGGAATGCCCGCAATATGATATCCGTATTTTGAATACGTGGGTGTTTCTATATGGGCCTCGTACCAAACCGAAGGTTGGGCAAAGCCAATATGGGGGTCGTTGGCAAAGATGACCTTCCCATTTTTTGTTTTTGGAGGAGCTAAAACCCAACTGTTACTTCCTTCAAAAAGCGGAAGTTTTAATTTACTAAGCGCATCGGTCACCATTGCGGTCACGGAGTTTCCTATGGAATCTTTAGAAGATTTTTTGTAGTTCCTTATCCATACAGTGCTAGAATCAGAATGAATAGCCAAATCCTTTAAATACTCGGGCCCTAATTTATCCTTGATATTGCTCAATAACGGATCGGTCTTATGTCCCATGGCAAAACTAAAGGCCATATACCCCATGGTATTGTATACATCGGTAATGGTAAACTTGGTCTTATCAATACCGGTAAGGTAAAACTCTACCGGGGTTGGCCCTTCTTCCACAAACTGATTGAGTCCGTCCAAATAGGCATTGATAATGGAAACGCCCTCGCTATTCCCATCTAGTTTGGAGATGGCTTCCTTGGAGGCTTCATCAATTCCCAAGGAAAGAAAGAATTTATCCGTACCGATTAAATCCTTGCCAAAAACCTCGGACAGTCCACCGCTACCAATTCTTCTTAGAAGTTCCATTTGCCATAGTCGGTCTTGGGCATGTACATAGCCCAACACCCTAAAGGCATCTTCTTCGGATTGACCGTAAATATGGGGAATCCCATATTCGTCAAAATACACTTGGACCTCGTTTTGAAGGTTCAGGAGTTTTTTTTCGCCAGAATAATCAGGCTTGTGCAATTGTACGAATAGGTACCCTGATATAACAATAAGGAGGATAAGGGCCAAAATAATGTACCCTATTTTCTTTGCTAGTTTCATGAATGTTCAAAAAAAATCACCTGTAATTTAGGGTTAAATTTTTGAAGCCTGAAAGAGGTCACTGAATTTATTACGGAATGATGGAAAGTTCCCTTTTTTCAAAAGTCCTAAGCCCTTCCAGTAACCAATTTTTATACGTATCGGCATCCGTATTTTGAATGGACGTATTCAACACCTCCAAGTCCGGTGACAACAACACATAAAAAGGCTGGGACACGGCATTAAAATTCACATCCTGGAAAGTTCCC
This window of the Maribacter cobaltidurans genome carries:
- a CDS encoding pyridoxal phosphate-dependent aminotransferase, with the protein product MNHIDRRNWLKTAALTGGFTFLGGASALALSKPSPNKNNVWLNVAKLNSNENPFGPSLKVRAAITAAFDNACRYPSIVFRPLLEKIAETEGVSTDHIVVTGGSTEGLKAVGLTYGLNGGELIAADPTFQSMMTYAENFGAYVHRVPVDENMQHDLKGMENRVNGKTRLIFICNPNNPTGTLLDKNDLKSFCERTSEKAMVFSDEAYYDFITEPDYPSMVELVKEGKNVIVSKTFSKVYGLAGMRIGYLVARPDIAKRLQKSVMAMTNVLAIEAAKEALKDDEFYKFSVAKNMEAKQAIYKTLDGLELPYIKSHTNFVFFKTGRPIRDMMAAMEKENVLIGRPFPPFYEWARISTGTMEDMKAFDKGLKRVMG
- a CDS encoding trypsin-like peptidase domain-containing protein, with the protein product MNKFKVYILFLLMLIGSNVNSQVGDLELRNYFNAMVFLKDSATIKQNINGIEHEVYLKNPNTKKLIPMKSVGVGSGFFISKGLDDYLVTAQHVGVNISKRGTIAYRNASGKKIEVKLEDITYENENWVYHQEADVAVLHLNLKEKDEEFIKGLEIRFIDYWYLMRDQVAPDRFTDLHVVGYPLGLGVTELNISPITKKVRVSSDILVLPRADRGNLSHFFLLDDPSTSGFSGGPIVYLGDPIISKDKKTYLPSPMRIMGLVHGTISDPKDKAGRFSAIVPSYLIAETIDLAPSFEGTYTYKYPNGKLWSRRIYKNGIPWTVIDNYDPEGKPQEKGTLKDGTGTLNTYDAKGKLIYVERFEKGIRLSLSPVMTTEELEKFGGFAPAKPDEND
- a CDS encoding YifB family Mg chelatase-like AAA ATPase, which gives rise to MLTKVYGSAVFGVEATTITVEVNIDKGIGYHLVGLPDNAIKESNYRIAAALQNNQYKIPGKKITINMAPADLRKEGSAYDLTLAMGILAASGQIQSEDIEKYIIMGELSLDGSLQPIKGALPIAIKAQEEGFEGFILPADNAKEAAIVGNLKVFGVENIKQVIDFFDQGTPLEQTVIDTREEFYKSLDFPEFDFSDVKGQESIKRCMEIAAAGGHNIILIGPPGAGKTMLAKRLPSILPPMTLHEALETTKIHSVVGKIKNMGLMSQRPFRSPHHTISDVALVGGGAYPQPGEISLSHNGVLFLDELPEFKRGVLEVMRQPLEDREVTISRARFTVTYPSSFMLVASMNPSPGGYFNDPDAPVTSSPAEMQRYLSKISGPLLDRIDIHIEVTPVPFEKLSEDRKGESSVEIRKRVTAARQLQTERFKELENVHYNAQMNTKQIREYCKLDESSKSLLKNAMERLNLSARAYDRILKVARTIADLANEEELNGNHISEAIQYRSLDREGWLG
- a CDS encoding penicillin acylase family protein, with the translated sequence MKLAKKIGYIILALILLIVISGYLFVQLHKPDYSGEKKLLNLQNEVQVYFDEYGIPHIYGQSEEDAFRVLGYVHAQDRLWQMELLRRIGSGGLSEVFGKDLIGTDKFFLSLGIDEASKEAISKLDGNSEGVSIINAYLDGLNQFVEEGPTPVEFYLTGIDKTKFTITDVYNTMGYMAFSFAMGHKTDPLLSNIKDKLGPEYLKDLAIHSDSSTVWIRNYKKSSKDSIGNSVTAMVTDALSKLKLPLFEGSNSWVLAPPKTKNGKVIFANDPHIGFAQPSVWYEAHIETPTYSKYGYHIAGIPFPVLGHNRDIAYGMTMFENDDVDFYYEENNPDNANQYRHNGTWTNYEKVTKSIKVKDSVDVEFTFKKSVHGPILNGIANQIQGERPISMYWVYTQEENTVVDAFYEISHATNLSEFTSALPKIHAPGLNIMYGDAEGNIGWFATAKLWQIPDNINTKLVYEPDNRPNDNREFLKFEKNPQAVNPPWNYVYSANNQPDSVSGMLYPGYYLPENRAKRIVQLLDPKNDWDKNDISSMILDVNSPVHLEIAEDLMSSLNSKELTEKEIKVLDVMKAWDGTYSLDNIGGTMYTRWVYYVLVNTFRDELGEEMFKQLLDTHILKRTIAPMIANENSIWWDDINTSDAKETRETILRNSFTDAISSLEKDFGTDTQEWTWNKVHTLEHGHPIGQVDALRSFFNVGPFPVEGTREVINNLAFPYDSTGLYKVSSGPSTRRIVDFSDVENSISILPTGQSGNPFSEHYKDQAEMYVNGVFRKMMMNKDEIQKSSEMLTFIPNEN